The stretch of DNA GTCGTGAAAACTTGTTAAGGTTTAGGAAGTTATGAAAACATGCAGTTGTAACACCACCATTACCACGTACTTGTATAGCTACTCATTTTTCATTGTGTTTAACGTCCCTCTGGTACGACTAAGACTGGTCTTGTGTTTGAAATAGAATATAGATTACGATAATTGGTGCATAATTTTGATAGTATATTTTTCAATGAagataaaaatattctttacacttgaaatattaatcatatgaatattttgtttaaCTAAACATTAAGGGTAAAAATAGATTTGCTTGATAAAATTCACTGGTGGAAGAAATGGGTACACAGTGTGAAAAGAAAATTCAATGTACCAGAATTGTTGATGTTACCATAATCTGCTAAATCTGGTGGATGTCGCAGTATCAGcaccaaaaaaaattattttgtgaagAGCATTTTACAGCCAAGCAGAAAAGGGTAGAGTATTTATTAAAAAAGTTTTtgaagaagaaaacaaattatatattttaaaatgtcGATCAAATTCTCAGATAGGTaaataaaatgaacagaaaaatataGCACCATATAATATCCACTACCACTTtcctcacatacacacataaaaacatagaagcatacatacatacgcgcCTCAAAATTGACTAAGGCAAATGCCTTGGTGCCcctgattttattttcttatcttaacCAAATACTGGCAGTGAGTTGCCCTATCTCCCAAAAACTTGTAttcaaggcttatatatatatatatatatatatatatatatatatatatatatatatatatatatatatatatatatatatatatatatatatatatatatatatatatatatatatatgtatatatatatggatatacatacatttttgagtatgtgtttgtgtatatataatggacATCACAACTGGCTCTGGCACCAGACGGGGCCACGGTATACTGATTATGAATTTTAGTATGACCGTTTACCGTCTGTGTTTTGCTGTTCTCTGGTTTCAGCAATGCCGTTTATCTGGCTCGTCTCCAAATCTATATAATTTGGTAGGTCGTAACACAGGAATTGAATAGCAACCAACAGGAGCCATGCTTTTGTATCATATCCGAAATGGAATATCATTTCTGTGGTTATGTCCACTAGGCTGGCCGCATTCCCAGATTTGAGATGTTTCATAGCAGCATTTAGTTGTTCTAAGGTGAACAGTTGGAAGTTGTGACTGTCTGGCTTGATAGGGTCTCATTTTCTTTAGGTAACCCGCTCTTTGTAGTCAGGCTTTGAATTTCACTTGTTAaaactgttgttgttattgttgttcttttaaCCCCTTATATCCTTTTGTGCAATCTTTATTGAACAATGGTTGGTCACCTTTTCATAATTTTACACAGGACAAATACTATATCCTCACGGCATATAGAATATTGTGTATTTGATACACTACTTAAGTACTTTTAGTACTTATATTAGGCCTTAGAGGTCTAGTGACTGCGTCAATCGGTCACAGATAGACACAACctttaaacagataaataaactatGCAGTATTTTGTAGATTCTTACTTTGACGATTTCTAATCTAATTTGTTAAACAAGGTGTTGGGAAATGTAAAACACATGAAAACATTCAACTGTTGTAATTAACAAAATGCACACAATGTATATTTACAGGAAACCAGTGAAGTCTCTTTTTATGGATTatcttttttcatatgctgactcatCTAAACTCATACAAATAAATACCTGAGACAAGGTGAAAACGATGTGAGTCACGTAGGAGTAACATTAATCAGAATCGGAGAGAGATATTTGGAAAATCCAAAGGTAACCTCAGCTATTCTTCATGAGATTAGATGGAAGAACAAGAGGTCAAAGGTTTTCGAAGATATTGTGTTTAAGGAAAGAAGAAAACCAACGCAGCCGAATATTTTtaagttatttataaatatatgttcaatgtatatatattatggaagaAATTGTTGATTGACAGTTACAGTAGATGAAAAAGAAACTTGACTGTTAACATGAAGTGTCAAAAGTGAAAAGTTACTTAATttgagaaaaataatgaataaagaaaatttaacaCTCACTACATATGATTCTCACTAATCGAGAGGAAACgaaatgaattttcttttatatgcaaaatcggcaactctctctctctctctctctctctctctctctctctctctctctctctctctctctctctctctctctctctctcttattattattattattattatcattattattattgtcattattataattttgtaatatcaaAGTTTCTATGATTTGGCAAGTAGATAAATTTATCGTTTTTTATAAACAAATCTTTTTCTATGGCTGGAGAAAATGCCGGTTGCCAGAAAATTTGGGAAATGAATAAAAgttaaactttaaaaaacaaaaggtttCCAGAAACCCTTTGAAAGAGATTACCAGGAAGTAACTAAAGTTTGAGGACGGAAGAGGTTCCAACTCCCGAAATTCTATTATTGAAGATGACAGGTTCTATTTTAAATTCATGAGAAAATAATTCAATTACCGAACCGTTTCTGAAAAGTCAAGTAACCAAATCATCTTATGCTGTAGTAATTGGATAAAAGTAGTTATGTTGTGTAGTGGAAAAGGGGAAATAGAATAAGCTTAGAAGAAGTAGCATGGCTCGCTTAGTTGGTTGAAAGAGGGAATATTTTCTTGTAAGAGGAAAAGGTTTTATAGATTAGATTTTCACTGGAGGTTAGTAGTGCATTGCATATCCAGCAGAGGATTTTGATGCTGGAACGTAGACAGGTACAACAGCTGCCTCCTTCTTGGCACTGTTGGAGGCTACGGTGACAGGTTTGAGGTTAGAGTGGTACCCGTGATGATCGTCGTGCCCATACCCTGCAGGTAAGAAAGGTCATATCATAAATGGCAAGACATTATTGCTCTAATCTATTCTATAATTACGCCGTatctttgattcttttttttttgaatctcgtgattatttgctaaactacattcTATGCTACTGGCTCAAGCCGTGAAAAAACGAAGGTAATTTGTTGATATATAAAAAAGATCAAGAAATCAAATAAATTACAGGGTTTAGTTAGCTAAATGACCTACCTCCATGATGGTCGTCATGACCGTGGTGGTCATCATGCCCGTAGCCATGCCCATGGTGATCATCGTGACCATAGCCTCCATGGTGATCATCATGGTGATCGTCATGGCCGTAGCCATGCCCATGATCATCATGGCCATGGTGATCGTCGTGTCCATATCCTTTATGATGATCGTCATGGCCATAACCATGTCCGTGGTCATCGTGACCATAGCCTCCATGATGATCATCATGGCCATAACCATGACCGTGGTCATCGTGGCCATAGCCTCCATGATGATCATCATGGCCATAACCATGACCGTGGTCATCATGGCCATAGCCTCCATGATGATCGTCGTGTCCATAACCATGTCCATGATCATCATGGCCATAACCATGATCGTCATGACCTTTGTGTTCCTCGTGGCCATAATCGCCTTTGTGGCCACCCTTCTTGCCATAGGAGCTCTTGTGACCATAGTGACCCTTTTTGCCGTAGTCCCCTTTGTGGCCTTTGTGGTCATCGTGGTACTTGCCTTTCTCGTGGTGACCTTTCTTGCCGTGCTTGTCGTGGTGCTTTCCTCCCTGCAAAATTGGTAGTGGAAATAGATTTTGGGAAAATTTCaagattatttgtatttaattataaatttCCGAGATTGCTATTGGTGTTGTAACCGATGTTAGCGAAGGGAACATAAGGTGGACATAGTGGAGTTGTTCTTTTACAAAAAATATTCAGAGCAATGCAGTGGCATAATAGTTGCCAAGTTGCAGaaatttgtaaattatttttcattgtaaaGGTATCAAAGATAGCAAAAAAGAAAGCAAAGAATAGGAAAGGGAAATGCTTACCTTGTAATGTTTGCCTTTGTGGTCTTTTCCCTTGTGGGATTTGAAGTACTTATCGAAGTCGTCATATTTGCTGTGATATTTCTTCTTGTCTCCGTCGTCGTAGAATTTCTTGTGGGTGTGGTACTCCTCCTTGTGGTAGACGTCTTTGTGACCCTGTCAGATACACGgggtttaaaactctctctctctctctctctctctctctctctctctctctctctctctctctctctctctctctcgaagctatATGGTAGgactgtattttttatatgaatatagttGATATATGTAAAAGAGTGTCAACATACCATTATTTTATACTGTGTTCAAATGTTTTATGCTGTGTGATAAGAAGGACATTTATAATACCTCGATAAAAGCACTTTATAACTTCTGACAGggaaattattttattatcttgGATTTGCGATTAAGTCTGTTTGTTAGAAAGATTATGCAAAATGCTATGTACGAATTTTTACTAAAATGTGACTAATTGAGCTTGGTTACTGGCAACAAggatttcattttttaatatataagaatatacccATTGAGGAAAATGGGACCTTTCTAAATTGGAGAGATTGGTCAAGCCTGTAGAGGTATCCTTTATCTGAACGCtcttgtgtactatatatatatttcattaattgtgTTTATATTTGAATACTTGATTGTACATTTCattacttgtttatatattttaataccccATCGCTCTACTTAATAACATATGCTTATTCAAGGAAGGTGAAAAGCTAAAGATGCTggttcagtatatatattttcttatgtaaagATTTAGCAATTAATTTATTAACTAAACTTAATGCATGGAAAGAGTTTTTTTAGAGTCTTGTCTTCTTCATTGgatcttaattttctttattatttgtgtGAATCTTTTTCACATTTGTTAAAAGGTTCTGTAGTGGAATTAAATTGAATGTCAGCTTAACTTCTGTGCAGTAACTAGGGCAGATTATTTACGGTTACTTAATTCCACTTGTCTAAGAGTATCGCCAAAGTTACAGTATTGGAATGACTAGACGAAAATATGTGGGTTGGTGTTAGAAAGTGAGAAGACTGAAGGGTGACTGTAAAATTCAACTGGAACTACTTCGTCTATAGTGATTTCTCACCTCGTTCGTTTTCGACAGGAAAAAGAAAGATCGACTTGTTTGTACAAATGTGCCTACATACGACACTTCCAGTACTCTTATTCGGCTAAATAAACTAAGGGATCCCATCAGTTACTTTATGAAATGTTTCATTTGCTTCAGTGTTGAATTAGAAAGAGTGTAAAGATGCTATATCTTATATTATGTGCTAAATCAAGTTTGTGATAATCTTAGCTACTGTGTGACTTGAAAGATGATCTAAGATCATCAAAATCAAGTTATTGCATCAGTACAAAGAATATGACTTAATTTCCACATTGAAACTTGTGTCTGTGACAGTatgtggtggtgggggtgggggtaaaCACTGTAATGTCATAACAATCATATCATGTCTTATGAATTTGCGAAAGATGTTATTAAGACTGGAAATCCTTCTTTCCCCGTAGGTTCCTTgttctttgaattattattattattatcattattattattagtagtagtagtagtagtaggcaaaGCATGATCGCGTTACCTGTGTAAAAAAACCTGAATACTCTTACCTTCTTCTTGTGACCTTTCTTGTGGTGACCTTTATCGCCGTACTTGTGACCTTTCTTGCCCTTCTTGCCCTTGTGCTCGTCACCGTAGTACTTGGCCTTGTGGTGGTGACCTTTATATTTCTTGCCTCCTTTGTCGTGGTATCCCTGTGGAAGGACGAGGAAGGATTCAGTTCTGATGTAGAAATTCATTTACTGTTCTTATCAAAGGTTTCATAAGTGTACagtccccacctctctctctctctctctctctctctctctctctctctctctctctctctctctctctctctctctctcagacagtaaACAATCTATATGTCGTCACCAACCTTCTTGTGAGCTTTTCCATGGTCGCCGTAGTGATTTCCCTTATGGCCCTTCTCAGCCTTGTGGCCCTTGTGCCCTTTGTAGCCCTTCTTTTCGTGATGACTTCCTTTGTAGCCCTTATGACCTTTGTGTGCCTTTTTACCCCCTTTATCATACCCTGgggaaaaaaaaatcgttatctcGAGTCTGATTGGATTATGGCTGTGCAACAGGTTTTCTCTAGTCTTGTCGATCTTCTGTAATGTAATTATGGATACAAAGATTCCGACAACTTCAGTTCTGTTATTTCAGCGGGGGATTTTAAGGCAGGTAATCAAATCTTTAAGGCTTCGATGCCGATGTGTTCCAGGTAACGCAAGAGGCCAATCAAGCAAATTGCTCGCCTGTGCAGTCGTTCGTTTGTTCGCGTTCTAGTTTGTGCTATCTGATATTATTGCTTTCTTGCTTCTTTTTTAAGACAGTTTGGGACCTGGTTGATTTGGT from Palaemon carinicauda isolate YSFRI2023 chromosome 5, ASM3689809v2, whole genome shotgun sequence encodes:
- the LOC137641225 gene encoding cation channel sperm-associated protein 1-like → MIRHLFRRRLRQIKVAFLAVALATAAGNLKGEPEDLDFAAVSVFQDPEDTDLLPEGSQQVSAVATVDLQTAATGYDKGGKKAHKGHKGYKGSHHEKKGYKGHKGHKAEKGHKGNHYGDHGKAHKKGYHDKGGKKYKGHHHKAKYYGDEHKGKKGKKGHKYGDKGHHKKGHKKKGHKDVYHKEEYHTHKKFYDDGDKKKYHSKYDDFDKYFKSHKGKDHKGKHYKGGKHHDKHGKKGHHEKGKYHDDHKGHKGDYGKKGHYGHKSSYGKKGGHKGDYGHEEHKGHDDHGYGHDDHGHGYGHDDHHGGYGHDDHGHGYGHDDHHGGYGHDDHGHGYGHDDHHGGYGHDDHGHGYGHDDHHKGYGHDDHHGHDDHGHGYGHDDHHDDHHGGYGHDDHHGHGYGHDDHHGHDDHHGGYGHDDHHGYHSNLKPVTVASNSAKKEAAVVPVYVPASKSSAGYAMHY